One window of the Salvia splendens isolate huo1 chromosome 1, SspV2, whole genome shotgun sequence genome contains the following:
- the LOC121747779 gene encoding replication protein A 14 kDa subunit B-like: MDTSNPAAFVNAELLRMYVGRRVRAVIQVLRNDGGSIFGKSTDEQELVIKGHPPNPPTTFVEVIGIAESNRSIQAEIWTNFGDNFDVSSYNTVCQLANGDFKHLFI; the protein is encoded by the exons ATGGATACATCGAATCCGGCGGCTTTTGTCAACGCGGAGTTGCTGCGGATGTATGTAGGCCGTAGGGTTCGCGCAGTGATTCAGGTGCTCAGAAACGACGGCGGCTCAATTTTCGGAAAATCGACCGATGAGCAGGAACTGGTAATCAAGGGGCACCCCCCTAATCCCCCCACGACTTTTGTTGAGGTTATCGGCATCGCTGAAAGCAATCGATCTATTCAGGCTGAGATTTGGACTAACTTCGGTGACAATTTTG ATGTCTCAAGCTACAATACTGTTTGTCAACTTGCAAATGGGGATTTCAAACACCTGTTCATCTAA
- the LOC121747763 gene encoding F-box/kelch-repeat protein At1g57790-like: MAGKRRKKTKLLSETGRGNRQVSKGQRDAQLTQSQLPTEILEVIFSKLSLRDNIRASAVCREWLAIAVSVRMANKPPWLMFFPKYGNLYEFYDLSQRKTYWLELPELDGSRVCCAKDGWLLLYKPRTQSIFFCCPYTREFINLPKLELMYQIITFSAAPTSPSCILFTIKHVSPTIVEVSTCRPGKTEWTTVNCQNRLPFVSSIWNKLVYCQGLFYCLSLTGWLGVYDPEKSTWAVHSVPPPKCLENFSVKNWWKGKFMAEHNGDIFVIYTCAATNPVIYKLDQTNKVWVKMRTLGGMALFANFLSSHARTDLLGTMTNNVYFSKVRFYGKRCVSYSLNNGRYYPRKQHYDWGEQDPYESVWIEPPEDLSTFL; the protein is encoded by the exons ATGGctggaaaaagaagaaaaaagacgAAGTT GCTGTCTGAAACAGGAAGAGGCAACAGACAAGTTTCAAAGGGGCAGAGAGATGCGCAACTAACACAATCGCAGCTCCCAACAGAGATTTTGGAAGTTATTTTTTCTAAGTTAAGCTTGAGGGACAATATTCGTGCTTCTGCTGTTTGCAGAGAATGGCTAGCTATTGCTGTTTCTGTCAGAATGGCCAATAAGCCTCCATGGCTTATGTTCTTCCCAAAATACGGAAACTTGTACGAGTTCTATGACCTTTCTCAGCGCAAAACATATTGGCTTGAGTTGCCAGAGCTAGATGGTTCTAGGGTTTGCTGTGCCAAGGATGGTTGGTTGCTGCTATACAAACCTAGAACGCAGTCCATATTTTTCTGTTGCCCTTACACGCGGGAATTTATCAATTTGCCTAAGCTAGAATTAATGTACCAGATAATTACTTTCTCTGCTGCTCCAACATCTCCTAGCTGTATCCTTTTCACAATTAAGCATGTCAGCCCCACCATAGTCGAGGTTAGCACGTGTCGTCCTGGGAAAACTGAATGGACCACTGTGAACTGCCAAAACCGTCTACCATTTGTTAGCAGCATTTGGAATAAGCTAGTTTACTGCCAGGGTCTTTTCTACTGTTTGAGTCTCACTGGATGGCTTGGGGTTTATGACCCTGAAAAAAGCACTTGGGCTGTTCATTCTGTGCCACCTCCTAAATGCCTAGAGAATTTCTCTGTCAAGAATTGGTGGAAAGGCAAATTTATGGCAGAGCATAATGGAGATATTTTTGTCATATACACTTGCGCTGCAACAAACCCCGTGATTTATAAGTTGGACCAGACAAATAAAGTATGGGTTAAGATGCGAACTTTGGGAGGCATGGCACTATTTGCTAACTTTTTGTCTTCCCATGCTAGGACAGATCTTCTTGGAACAATGACAAACAATGTCTACTTTTCAAAGGTTCGATTTTATGGAAAACGGTGTGTTTCATATTCACTCAACAATGGGAGGTACTATCCGCGGAAGCAACATTATGATTGGGGGGAACAAGATCCTTATGAGAGTGTTTGGATCGAACCGCCTGAAGACCTCTCAACATTTCTTTAA